A genomic region of Rhipicephalus sanguineus isolate Rsan-2018 chromosome 3, BIME_Rsan_1.4, whole genome shotgun sequence contains the following coding sequences:
- the LOC119387412 gene encoding transcription factor Sp9 codes for MEAELKPSVVDFDFKQERPGGTPLAMLAAQCNKLASKSPPPLADAAVGKGFHPWKKAAPQGNSSSTPPPQLQTSSASALGQQHPRLAHSGSSPYQHNHQRTPVVSSGSVTTATTTPCSYPSESLFYPGVSAAATTGVSSAGAASDSLLAKVEPLGRMYSHAYCDNWPYAAAAHIKPEAANAFNSSPWWEVGAGGSWLDATGHSQLPNAYAAAAAASSDYGLGSGLAGSPLLGSSPLLQDTYKSMLPGQGAPGVASPFSLAQPALPQVAASSPRSQRRYTGRATCDCPNCQEAERLGPAGAHLRKKNIHSCHIPGCGKVYGKTSHLKAHLRWHTGERPFVCNWLFCGKRFTRSDELQRHLRTHTGEKRFACPVCNKRFMRSDHLSKHVKTHNGGGSSGDKKGSSSGSCSDSDNSQSEAPHPMGGLPPSQLGSGSLSQGLALGPPPPPHVPLGVLGAHVAPHPADAHRHK; via the exons GAGCGGCCGGGCGGCACGCCCCTGGCCATGCTGGCGGCTCAGTGCAACAAGCTGGCCAGTAAGAGCCCTCCGCCACTGGCGGACGCGGCTGTGGGCAAGGGCTTCCACCCCTGGAAGAAGGCCGCGCCGCAGGGCAACAGCTCCTCGACGCCTCCGCCGCAGCTGCAAACctcgtcggcgtccgcactcggACAGCAGCACCCGAGGCTGGCGCACTCGGGCTCCTCGCCTTACCAACACAACCACCAGAGGACGCCAG TGGTTTCCAGTGGCTCCGTGACGACGGCGACCACGACGCCGTGCAGCTACCCGTCCGAGTCACTCTTCTACCCGGGAGTCTCTGCTGCCGCCACGACCGGAGTGTCCTCAGCTGGCGCGGCCAGCGACTCCCTCCTGGCCAAGGTGGAACCCCTGGGCCGCATGTATTCCCACGCTTACTGCGACAACTGGCCGtacgcggcggcggcgcacatcAAGCCCGAGGCAGCCAACGCGTTCAACTCGTCCCCCTGGTGGGAGGTGGGCGCCGGCGGCTCGTGGCTGGACGCCACCGGCCACTCGCAGCTGCCCAACGCGTACGCGGCCgcggccgccgccagctccgacTACGGTCTCGGCTCGGGCCTGGCCGGCAGCCCGCTGCTCGGCTCCTCCCCTCTGCTGCAGGACACGTACAAGTCGATGCTTCCTGGCCAGGGTGCCCCCGGCGTCGCGTCGCCGTTCTCGCTGGCGCAGCCGGCGCTGCCGCAGGTCGCCGCCTCCTCTCCGCGGTCACAGCGGAG GTACACGGGCCGGGCGACCTGCGACTGCCCCAACTGCCAAGAGGCCGAGCGGCTCGGACCCGCCGGGGCCCACCTGCGCAAGAAGAACATCCACTCGTGCCACATCCCGGGCTGCGGCAAGGTGTACGGCAAGACGTCGCACCTCAAGGCGCACCTGCGCTGGCACACAGGCGAGCGACCTTTCGTCTGCAACTGGCTCTTCTGCGGCAAGCGGTTCACGCGGTCCGACGAGCTGCAGCGCCACCTGCGCACGCACACGGGCGAGAAGCGCTTCGCCTGCCCCGTCTGCAACAAGCGCTTCATGCGCTCCGACCACCTCAGCAAGCACGtcaagacgcacaacggcggcgGATCGTCGGGCGACAAGAAGGGCTCCTCCTCGGGATCCTGCTCGGACTCGGACAACTCGCAGAGCGAGGCGCCCCATCCGATGGGAGGCCTGCCGCCCTCACAGCTGGGCTCGGGCAGCCTGTCCCAGGGCCTCGCCCTGGGCCCGCCGCCTCCGCCGCACGTGCCCCTAGGAGTCCTAGGCGCGCACGTCGCTCCGCATCCGGCCGACGCCCACCGACACAAGTAG